From Macaca mulatta isolate MMU2019108-1 chromosome 3, T2T-MMU8v2.0, whole genome shotgun sequence, the proteins below share one genomic window:
- the LOC144339595 gene encoding uncharacterized protein LOC144339595 isoform X2 — protein MATSTMSICSSDLSYSSRVCLPGSCDSCSDSWQVDDCPESCCEPPCCAPSCCAPASCLTLVCTPVSCVSSPRCQAACEPSPCQSGCTSSCTSSCCQQSSCQLACCTSSPCQQACCMPICCKPRVCCKSLCCVPVCSGASTSCCQQSSCQPACCTSSPCQQGCCVPVCCKLVCCKPVCCVPVCSGASSLCCQQSSCQPVCCTSSCCRPSSSMSLLCRPVCRPTCCVPVPSCCVPAFSCQPSHCCLASCMSRLCRPVCSAWPAEASAQARSPATDRQVP, from the exons ATGGCCACGTCCACCATGTCTATCTGCTCCAGTGACCTGAGCTACAGCAGCCGCGTCTGCCTTCCTGGTTCCTGTGACTCTTGCTCTGACTCCTGGCAGGTGGACGACTGCCCAGAGAGCTGCTGCGAGCCCCCCTGCTGTGCCCCCAGCTGCTGCGCCCCGGCCTCCTGCCTGACCCTGGTCTGCACCCCAGTGAGCTGTGTGTCCAGCCCCCGCTGCCAGGCGGCCTGTGAGCCCAGCCCCTGCCAATCAGGCTGCACCAGCTCCTGCACGTCCTCGTGCTGCCAGCAGTCTAGCTGCCAGTTGGCTTGCTGCACCTCCTCCCCCTGCCAGCAGGCCTGCTGCATGCCCATCTGCTGCAAGCCC CGTGTGTGCTGCAagtccctctgctgtgtgcccGTCTGCTCTGGGGCTTCCACTTCATGCTGCCAGCAGTCTAGCTGCCAGCCGGCTTGCTGCACCTCCTCCCCCTGCCAGCAGGGCTGCTGCGTGCCCGTCTGCTGCAAGCTTGTCTGCTGCAAGCCCGTCTGCTGTGTGCCTGTCTGCTCTGGGGCTTCCTCTCTGTGCTGCCAGCAGTCTAGCTGCCAGCCGGTTTGCTGCACCTCCTCCTGCTGCAGACCCTCCTCCTCCATGTCCCTCCTCTGCCGCCCTGTGTGCAGGCCCACCTGCTGTGTGCCCGTCCCCTCCTGTTGTGTGCCCGCCTTCTCCTGCCAGCCCAGCCACTGCTGCCTGGCCTCCTGCATGTCCCGCCTCTGCCGCCCTGTGTGCTCTGCCTGGCCTGCTGAGGCCTCTGCTCAGGCCAGAAGCCCAGCTACTGACAGGCAAGTCCCCTAG
- the LOC144339595 gene encoding uncharacterized protein LOC144339595 isoform X1 translates to MATSTMSICSSDLSYSSRVCLPGSCDSCSDSWQVDDCPESCCEPPCCAPSCCAPASCLTLVCTPVSCVSSPRCQAACEPSPCQSGCTSSCTSSCCQQSSCQLACCTSSPCQQACCMPICCKPVCFAPTCSEDSSSCCQQSSCQTACCTSSPCQQSSCVPVCSKRVCCKSLCCVPVCSGASTSCCQQSSCQPACCTSSPCQQGCCVPVCCKLVCCKPVCCVPVCSGASSLCCQQSSCQPVCCTSSCCRPSSSMSLLCRPVCRPTCCVPVPSCCVPAFSCQPSHCCLASCMSRLCRPVCSAWPAEASAQARSPATDRQVP, encoded by the coding sequence ATGGCCACGTCCACCATGTCTATCTGCTCCAGTGACCTGAGCTACAGCAGCCGCGTCTGCCTTCCTGGTTCCTGTGACTCTTGCTCTGACTCCTGGCAGGTGGACGACTGCCCAGAGAGCTGCTGCGAGCCCCCCTGCTGTGCCCCCAGCTGCTGCGCCCCGGCCTCCTGCCTGACCCTGGTCTGCACCCCAGTGAGCTGTGTGTCCAGCCCCCGCTGCCAGGCGGCCTGTGAGCCCAGCCCCTGCCAATCAGGCTGCACCAGCTCCTGCACGTCCTCGTGCTGCCAGCAGTCTAGCTGCCAGTTGGCTTGCTGCACCTCCTCCCCCTGCCAGCAGGCCTGCTGCATGCCCATCTGCTGCAAGCCCGTCTGCTTTGCGCCCACCTGCTCTGAGGATTCCTCTTCATGCTGCCAGCAGTCTAGCTGCCAAACAGCTTGCTGCACCTCCTCCCCGTGTCAGCAGTCCTCCTGTGTGCCCGTCTGCTCCAAGCGTGTGTGCTGCAagtccctctgctgtgtgcccGTCTGCTCTGGGGCTTCCACTTCATGCTGCCAGCAGTCTAGCTGCCAGCCGGCTTGCTGCACCTCCTCCCCCTGCCAGCAGGGCTGCTGCGTGCCCGTCTGCTGCAAGCTTGTCTGCTGCAAGCCCGTCTGCTGTGTGCCTGTCTGCTCTGGGGCTTCCTCTCTGTGCTGCCAGCAGTCTAGCTGCCAGCCGGTTTGCTGCACCTCCTCCTGCTGCAGACCCTCCTCCTCCATGTCCCTCCTCTGCCGCCCTGTGTGCAGGCCCACCTGCTGTGTGCCCGTCCCCTCCTGTTGTGTGCCCGCCTTCTCCTGCCAGCCCAGCCACTGCTGCCTGGCCTCCTGCATGTCCCGCCTCTGCCGCCCTGTGTGCTCTGCCTGGCCTGCTGAGGCCTCTGCTCAGGCCAGAAGCCCAGCTACTGACAGGCAAGTCCCCTAG